The genomic interval AGAAACTCGGATTCCGCGCGGAAGGGATGCGTCCGCGCTATCTCCACATCGACGGCGCGTGGCGCGACCATCTCGTGTTCGCGCTCACCGCGGAAGAAGTCCCCGACGGCCTGCTCGCCCGCTGGCGCCGTACCCGCGCGCAGGAGCGGTCCCGCGATGAGCTGCCCGGACACGAACGGCGCGACCGGGGAATCCCGCACGGCCCCGGTAATTGAATATACGTTCGAATTGTGGCGCGGGGAGACCGACTGCGAGCCGGCAATTACCGCGTTCCGGCCCCTGTCCGATCGCATCCATCACAAGAAAATTTCGAAATATCAGCCAGATCGTGCGACACACCGGCCCAATTGGCCTATGGCCCCGTGCCAACCCCTCTACGGTGTGAGACGTGAGCAGCAGCGGCCTCATCTACGCAGTCATCGTCGGGGCCTGGGCCGCCTACTTGGTGCCGATGTGGCTCCGTAGGCAGGACGAGCTGAACGAGGCACGTCCGACGGAACGCTTCAGCACCGCCATCCGACTGCTGTCCGGACGGGCGGGGATGGAGCGCCGGTACGCCAAGGACCTGCGGGCGCGCTCCGCCGACGAGGGGGAGCGGAGCGTCCACGACCCGGACGCGGTCACCGACTCGGTGGACGTCCGGGCCTTCGCCGTGTCCCAGACCCGTCCGCAGACCCAGGTGCCCGTGCCGGCCCCGCCCGGGGAACGGCCGGAACCCGGCCACGGCGGGCGGGCCCCGCAGGAGCGCGGCGAACCGCACACCGCCGGCCCGCACCCCGCCGAGACGGCCGCCGCACGGGGGCCGGCCGCGCAGGACCGCGTCCCCGCCGCGCGCCGCGCCCCGGACGCCGCCCGCCGGGACCGCACCGCGCAGGCCGCCGCCGAGCGCGCCCGGCGCTCGCAGGTGCTCGCGCGCCGCCGCCGCACCACCACGATGCTGTTCCTCGCCTTCACGGCCGGCGCGATCGTCGCCGCCGTCGGCGGGCTGGCGTTCCTGTGGGCGCCCGGCGTGCCCGCCATACTGCTCAGCGCCTACATCGCCTACCTGCGCTCCCAGGAACGCCGCCGGTTCGCCTACCAGATGGACCGCCGCCAGGCCGAGGCCGCCGCGCAGCGGCTGCGCGAGCGGCGGCCCCGCCGCCGTCCCGTCGTCGACGAGGCCGACCCGGACGAACCGGAGGGCCCGGAAGCGGGCGCCGACACCGACCCCGACCTGTCCGCGCTCGCCGCGGACCGGCGCGCGCTGGTCGAGCAGACCGACCACGCCGAATGGGTCGACCAGCAGCGCGAGCGCAGCCGGCGGCCCGGCCAGGGCGGCGACAGCTGGGACCCGGTCCCCGTCCCGCTGCCCACGTACGTGACGGCCCCGGTCGCTCCGCGCGCCTCCGGCGACGTCGATCTCGGCGCCCCGGACACCTGGAGCTCCGCCCGCTCC from Streptomyces sp. DH-12 carries:
- the glpR gene encoding gephyrin-like molybdotransferase receptor GlpR — encoded protein: MSSSGLIYAVIVGAWAAYLVPMWLRRQDELNEARPTERFSTAIRLLSGRAGMERRYAKDLRARSADEGERSVHDPDAVTDSVDVRAFAVSQTRPQTQVPVPAPPGERPEPGHGGRAPQERGEPHTAGPHPAETAAARGPAAQDRVPAARRAPDAARRDRTAQAAAERARRSQVLARRRRTTTMLFLAFTAGAIVAAVGGLAFLWAPGVPAILLSAYIAYLRSQERRRFAYQMDRRQAEAAAQRLRERRPRRRPVVDEADPDEPEGPEAGADTDPDLSALAADRRALVEQTDHAEWVDQQRERSRRPGQGGDSWDPVPVPLPTYVTAPVAPRASGDVDLGAPDTWSSARSSAVPVDGTQAAAEEPQPPPADDQDAGDGRSDARRAASARRSRERGRTPLFDQYEDGDRPKAANE